In Myxococcus stipitatus, the following are encoded in one genomic region:
- the gltJ gene encoding adventurous gliding motility protein GltJ, translating into MRFVCDSCRAQYMISDDKVGPKGVKVRCKKCGHTITVRPAGAGAGKDSSSEPATSSTASVDASTPKKEADSSAASSVPATLGTPPEGGLFTDVEEDEIGAVFDQVLSSGTHKIPSGEALGEAAAREATAESVRKLAEAEAEPDKEEAAKPAVSHDWYVAIDEKQVGPLSVEKVKDAWDRGEVGPDSLCWRSGFSDWIPLSETAELASVLAPRPSKPTIVAPEPVSGSQPTVQSGPVQSAFSAGKASKGDSVLAASSEAPAGWKPSAASVLASLVKEENDAFAKPPPTPAPALGREPVSQSRLLDVPMPPPEPVSSPSLMGAGAAMAAPQVPQGFPQQPMTPYGQPAPYGQQPYAQPVPAPYSAPPGYAPVYAQPAPAPAGGKGRMGLMVGIAVGVLGLGAGVFAMTRGDSRAETPSTTQVAAQPVAVASPPPVATPQPQAVAAPPPAAPQPVAAAVQPPPTEGTAGAQTPPVAGAQATNPAVPAGTPVGSATPPPGVAGAVATPPAVPQAPVETAKPLDNAVAKVEKSSTPRRGTASTAPVGRREEPEARSVRAEKPSSNDGDSDDFDELFGTKKPKNEPKQTETTRTAYIPPEPGGGGVPDTLQRSDIMEVVLNNKPAIVKCVNEQKKKDPMLSGKLVMRWTIQTSGKTSNVTCKTDEFKSTYMASCISGLIKGWAFPKHKKQGEPIDFPFTF; encoded by the coding sequence ATGCGTTTCGTCTGTGACAGCTGCCGCGCGCAGTACATGATCAGCGACGACAAGGTTGGCCCCAAGGGGGTCAAGGTTCGTTGCAAGAAGTGCGGCCATACCATCACCGTGCGCCCGGCGGGCGCCGGGGCGGGGAAGGATTCCTCGTCGGAGCCCGCGACTTCATCCACTGCGTCAGTTGACGCCAGCACTCCGAAGAAGGAGGCCGATTCGTCGGCAGCCTCCTCGGTGCCAGCGACCCTGGGGACTCCACCTGAGGGTGGCCTCTTCACGGACGTGGAAGAGGACGAGATTGGCGCGGTCTTCGACCAGGTCCTGAGTTCGGGCACGCACAAGATTCCCTCGGGCGAGGCGCTGGGAGAGGCCGCCGCGCGGGAAGCGACGGCGGAGAGCGTCCGCAAGCTCGCGGAGGCCGAGGCCGAGCCCGACAAGGAAGAAGCGGCGAAGCCCGCCGTGTCGCACGACTGGTACGTGGCCATCGACGAGAAGCAGGTGGGACCGCTCTCCGTCGAGAAGGTGAAGGACGCGTGGGACCGTGGCGAGGTGGGGCCGGACAGCCTGTGCTGGCGTTCGGGCTTCAGCGACTGGATTCCATTGTCCGAGACGGCGGAGCTGGCGTCGGTGCTGGCGCCGCGCCCGTCGAAGCCGACCATCGTCGCGCCGGAGCCCGTGTCGGGCTCTCAGCCCACCGTCCAATCGGGGCCCGTGCAGTCGGCCTTCAGCGCGGGCAAGGCGTCCAAGGGCGATTCGGTGCTCGCGGCGTCTTCCGAGGCGCCCGCGGGGTGGAAGCCTTCCGCCGCGAGTGTTCTGGCCTCGCTGGTGAAGGAGGAGAACGACGCGTTCGCCAAGCCACCGCCGACTCCCGCTCCGGCGTTGGGCCGGGAGCCCGTGTCGCAGTCGCGTCTGCTCGATGTGCCGATGCCGCCGCCCGAGCCCGTGTCTTCGCCGTCGTTGATGGGGGCGGGGGCGGCGATGGCCGCGCCGCAGGTTCCGCAGGGCTTTCCGCAGCAACCCATGACGCCGTACGGGCAGCCTGCTCCCTACGGCCAGCAGCCCTACGCTCAGCCCGTGCCCGCGCCGTATTCGGCGCCCCCGGGGTATGCGCCCGTGTATGCGCAGCCAGCGCCTGCTCCCGCGGGCGGCAAGGGGCGGATGGGATTGATGGTGGGGATTGCGGTGGGCGTGCTGGGGCTTGGTGCCGGCGTGTTCGCGATGACGCGAGGGGACAGCCGCGCGGAGACGCCGAGCACGACGCAGGTGGCGGCACAGCCGGTCGCGGTGGCGTCGCCTCCTCCTGTCGCGACGCCTCAGCCGCAGGCCGTGGCGGCTCCGCCTCCTGCCGCGCCGCAGCCCGTGGCTGCGGCTGTTCAGCCTCCTCCGACGGAGGGTACGGCGGGGGCTCAGACTCCTCCTGTTGCTGGGGCGCAGGCGACGAATCCTGCTGTGCCCGCGGGGACACCGGTGGGTTCGGCGACGCCTCCACCGGGTGTTGCTGGGGCCGTGGCGACGCCGCCCGCGGTGCCGCAGGCGCCTGTCGAGACCGCGAAGCCCTTGGACAACGCGGTGGCGAAGGTGGAGAAGTCATCGACGCCTCGTCGAGGTACGGCGTCCACGGCACCCGTGGGGCGGCGCGAGGAGCCTGAGGCGCGTTCGGTGCGGGCGGAGAAGCCATCCTCGAACGATGGGGACAGCGACGACTTCGACGAGCTCTTCGGCACGAAGAAGCCGAAGAACGAACCCAAGCAGACCGAGACGACGCGCACGGCCTACATTCCTCCGGAGCCTGGCGGTGGCGGGGTTCCTGACACGCTTCAGCGTTCGGACATCATGGAGGTGGTGCTGAACAACAAGCCCGCCATCGTGAAGTGCGTGAACGAGCAGAAGAAGAAGGACCCGATGTTGAGCGGCAAGCTGGTGATGCGTTGGACCATCCAGACGAGCGGCAAGACGTCGAACGTCACGTGCAAGACGGATGAGTTCAAGAGCACGTACATGGCGAGCTGCATCTCGGGCCTCATCAAGGGGTGGGCCTTCCCGAAGCACAAGAAGCAGGGCGAGCCCATCGACTTCCCGTTCACGTTTTGA